The following nucleotide sequence is from Plasmodium sp. gorilla clade G2 genome assembly, chromosome: 11.
aagCATAAAATCATGTGTAACTTGTTTgctatttctttatatacaaatatggtctaattatttattttgttatggatataatataagtagggaaaaaataaacaaacaaataaataaatataaatatatatatatatatatatatatatatatatatatatatatatatatatgtatatttatatttatatttatatttatatttatttaaatatttatgtatgttcACACTTGTGCTTTTCTCATCTTTATAGATAAAAATGTTGGGGTGTATCCTTTTACTCttataagaaaaagaaacGTTCCTCAAGAAAAAATCAAAAGACAAATTCTAAAAGTTCAAAATgaaggaaaagaaaatattttttcagaAGATGGAAATACAAGTAGTGTCAAGGAGgataaaacaaaacaaacaAATGTGTAtagtgatataaaaaataaaatagagaaagaaaaaatagaaattaaCGAAATTTTAAAGAAGAGTGAAAATATACTTTTAGAAAGATCTTTCTCATTTCACAAAGAGGACATAACAATCAAGCCGGTAattcttcaaaaaaataaaaaaaaaataaaataaaaaattaatatacataaaaatatgtatacacacacatatatatatatatatatatatatatatatatattatatatttttttaaaggaaCTACTAAAAGAGTTGATAAcacaaaaatatagaaaaatatttcaaagACACGATAAAGATTGTGGGAGTAGCGAAATTcaaattatcattttgacatttaaaattttcttcCTCACAgaacatatgaaaaaaaataaaaaggtacaacaaaaatgtatttacaaaatgatatgtatgtatgtatgtatatatatatatatatatatatatatatatatatttttattttattttatttttttgtgataAATCCCGTTTAGGATTTCGCTTGCTTGAGAGGATTATTCAAATGTGTTAGTAAACGTAGAAGATTATTAGTTTACTTAGGAAGAAAAGATAGAGAAATGTTTGAAAAGATTACTagttattttaatattaaaaaaccGTTACTTCCTAGAACTCCAGAATATTATAACAAggatttaaaatatattcattttaataataccaaaagatttaaaaataatgctgaaaaaaagaaaaaggacaaactcaaaaagaaaaaagtacaaacagataaaattttatttggaaattaaaaaaaaaaaaaaaaaaaaaaaaaaaaaaaaaaaaaaaaaaaaatcacacatttgttaaatattatataaataaaaaaaaatatatatatatataattatgtacgtatatatttttttatttttatttttatttttattattttatttttttttttttgtggtttatacatataaatatgtatcaCACTGGTTTCTTGGAATATTTATTCAATCATTATGATAAATAAGCactattttttccttttccttttccttttcttttttctttcttttttttttcgtttttcttttaatttaaaacatttcatacattatttattcatttatttattttattttattttattttattttattttatttttttgtttaatggTTAAACtgtaaatataatttgattttttaaaaaaccttcttttataaaaatatggaaaactaaaaaaaagttgatttgtatataaatatatataaaatatatttatgtatattcattttttttttttttttttttttttttttttttaaataattgtgtattatatactataatatgttttaagtggtatcacatatatatatataatatattatatacaaatagccttacaataaaatagatgaatatttttaaaaaattaaaatattatatatataatatttatatacatatatatttttattttttctagggcttttttttttaataaaaaccttaataattcatatttaatataattaataatatcacatatatatatatatatatatatataaatgaatccTTTAAAATATCACCTTCTCTTcacattaaataaataaatatataaatatatcaatatatatatatttttatatatatatttttttatatatatatatttttatatattatatttttcatttatctttttatacTTCCAGCTGGCATATCTTAACAAATAGAAccaataataatgtaaaaagaatatgttctgctcttttctttttttattcttcacCTTTATTGTCATACACAATAAGGATATATCAATAGTATACTcgaaaataaatttaaataaaaatatttatcatccaaaaaaagatttatatttccatatatatagtgtggttgataataataatgttaatttaaaaaataaaaatgaatataacagtaaaataaaagatagaattaaaatatatgaacaggtacataataataaatgtaagaaaatatatttcttgccattaatatattcaaatagtaataataaagatgttTATATAGAAGACCATAAAGATAAAAacagtgataataataataataataataataataataaaaaggatgatattaatgataatgagaaaaaaaataaaataaatgacaCACCtacacaaaatataaaatatgaaaaagataaaCATATGACAAATGATACAaatgataaagataaaaattacTCAAATAACtttgaatatatagaaaataatttattaaaattaaaaaacaatCTAGAAGTATTCAGTTCTTATATTAACAATTCAGATGTTATTATTGTTCCTTTAAATTATcatgatattttaaataaacacTTGATTGATATTATACCTTTcaacaatataataaattcattggattttttatttctccttaataaaaatgattacAATAAAtctaatataaacaaaaatataaacataaataataataatattcataataataatattcataataataatagtaatagtccTTGTAGTAATAATTTATGTCCtccttataataatatttataatattatatttttcatttataattataacgATCATGATCAAGACAAACATTTAAATGACTCTTCTTATAACTCCTCTTTCttttcaaataaaaagaataatatcaTATCTAAAGAAAAATCACAAATTGTTCATGTAATACAGAATTTTATGAAAGaccattataatttaaaagatcaAAATATtcatgaaaaatatttaaatgtgaACTTTCTTTTTACTAAAGATAATATTCTAGATATCAATAAAATTGATAAAGATATAGATGAAAACAAAATGTTATactatcaaaaaaaaaataatatattagacAAACAAACAAATTATATCAACACAactaataatacaaataaacaaGAAAATcagaatttaataaaatatgaacataaaaataatgatacattttttaaaaaatataaaccagatacaataaaaaatttaacaaatgaaaattattttatttataatttcctCTCAAGCTATAaattagatatattaaaagaatatatatatattgc
It contains:
- a CDS encoding apicoplast ribosomal protein S15 precursor, putative, translating into MKSIKSCVTCLLFLYIQIWSNYLFCYGYNINKNVGVYPFTLIRKRNVPQEKIKRQILKVQNEGKENIFSEDGNTSSVKEDKTKQTNVYSDIKNKIEKEKIEINEILKKSENILLERSFSFHKEDITIKPELLKELITQKYRKIFQRHDKDCGSSEIQIIILTFKIFFLTEHMKKNKKDFACLRGLFKCVSKRRRLLVYLGRKDREMFEKITSYFNIKKPLLPRTPEYYNKDLKYIHFNNTKRFKNNAEKKKKDKLKKKKVQTDKILFGN